The Peribacillus simplex genome contains the following window.
AGGTTTTACCGATAATTAAACCGGAAGGAATCGAACCAATCAAGTAGGCAGACAGTATAGTGATGAATGTAAGCATTGTATGACCCTTTCTTTATAGAAAAATCTTCTTATTTTTATCACGATTAAGAGGCTGTTTTTTCCCTTTTTCGGAAATAAACTGAAGGAATAGCTAAAAAACAACCTAAAAATACCTGATATGCTTCTCTTATTGTAACATTTTCGTGACAAAATGGTACGGATGTCCAAAAAAAATCCATTGAAAAATGAATTTTCCTTGTTGAACATCCGTTTTTTGATATACGTTTAAGTTCATGAAGGGCAAAAGGTTTATGTTTTCTTATTTTCGTAAATATAATGAAGAGTACCTAATTGTGTATAATGATACAATACGCGGTAGCCTGTATGAACATAAGTGGTGCACACCTTTTCGAAACCTATTCTTTCTTGTATAATGGTTTTTCTTAATAATGGTAATACTCAGCTTTACTCTGTGAAATATCTTTGTTAAGGAATACTTTTTAAGCAATTATTACATTTTATGATAAAGGGGATTGATTAGAATGATACAAAATCCAAGCAGAGAAGAAATGGGTCAGATGTTAAAAAAATCGAAGCGCATCGCTGTTGTTGGTTTATCAAATAACCCCGAGCGAACTTCTTATATGGTATCGAAGGCCATGCAGGATAGCGGGTATGAAATCATCCCTGTAAACCCTGCTGTATCTGAAGTGCTGGGTGTCAAGGCAGTAAAGGCACTTAAAGATATTGAAGGGCACGTCGATATCGTA
Protein-coding sequences here:
- a CDS encoding CoA-binding protein translates to MIQNPSREEMGQMLKKSKRIAVVGLSNNPERTSYMVSKAMQDSGYEIIPVNPAVSEVLGVKAVKALKDIEGHVDIVNIFRRSEFLPGIAKEFAEIDADIFWAQQGVENGEAYNFLKEKGYTVIMDRCIKVEHALTK